In Coleofasciculaceae cyanobacterium, one genomic interval encodes:
- a CDS encoding cupin domain-containing protein, whose translation MSDTTVKKVNSATSPTGAMNQKYLVSGKSMAMRLWEQEQPGEPKPQQAREYETVGYVIGGKAELHLEDQIIKLEPGDSWLVPKGASHTYKITESFTAVETTSPPARIHDRDES comes from the coding sequence ATGAGCGATACCACTGTCAAAAAAGTTAATTCCGCTACCTCTCCAACAGGTGCAATGAATCAAAAATATTTGGTTTCAGGTAAAAGTATGGCAATGCGTCTTTGGGAGCAAGAGCAACCAGGAGAGCCAAAACCACAACAAGCCAGAGAATATGAAACAGTCGGTTATGTTATTGGGGGAAAAGCAGAACTACATTTAGAAGATCAGATAATTAAACTAGAGCCTGGAGATTCTTGGCTAGTACCAAAAGGTGCATCTCATACTTATAAAATCACTGAATCTTTTACAGCAGTTGAAACTACTAGTCCTCCTGCTAGGATTCATGATAGAGATGAATCGTAG